One part of the Thermanaeromonas sp. C210 genome encodes these proteins:
- a CDS encoding polyprenyl synthetase family protein has product MLNLSAIAEIQEELQALEDELLRQSEAPDPLLTQVTRQMVQAGGKRLRPVFVLLSGKCCGGRLKDLLPLAVAMEMIHMATLIHDDVIDASPLRRGRPTVWARWGERVSLHAGDYLFARALRLVANYDDPRIPSLLAQVSVKMVRGELEQLENVFIVDITVRDYLRRIRRKTALLISASCELGALVAGGCNDSILALRRYGRYLGMAFQLTDDVLDIVADPQILGKPRGSDLRQGVITLPAIYALRASPHHRRLALLLAKPAKGDAEIAEVVELIKGCGGTAYTLNVAESYLQKARKQLLLLPPGRPRDILEELTYFVKARGF; this is encoded by the coding sequence ATGCTCAACTTAAGCGCCATCGCCGAGATCCAAGAAGAGCTTCAAGCGCTGGAGGACGAACTCCTGCGACAGAGTGAAGCCCCCGATCCCTTGTTGACCCAGGTGACCAGGCAGATGGTCCAGGCCGGCGGCAAGCGCTTGCGGCCCGTTTTTGTGCTCCTGAGCGGCAAATGCTGCGGCGGACGGTTGAAGGACCTCCTGCCCCTGGCGGTGGCTATGGAAATGATCCACATGGCCACCCTGATACACGACGATGTCATCGATGCTTCTCCCTTACGGAGAGGTCGACCGACCGTGTGGGCCAGGTGGGGAGAAAGGGTTTCCCTCCACGCCGGGGATTACCTGTTTGCTCGGGCGCTTCGGCTGGTGGCCAATTACGATGATCCCCGCATACCCTCCCTACTGGCCCAAGTTAGTGTTAAAATGGTGCGGGGGGAGCTGGAGCAGCTGGAAAACGTGTTTATCGTGGATATCACGGTACGCGATTATCTCAGGCGGATCCGGCGTAAAACCGCCCTGCTGATTTCCGCCAGCTGCGAATTGGGGGCCCTGGTGGCCGGGGGGTGTAATGATAGCATTCTGGCCCTGCGCCGCTATGGGCGTTATCTGGGAATGGCCTTTCAACTTACCGATGACGTGCTGGACATCGTAGCTGATCCCCAGATACTAGGAAAACCCCGGGGGAGCGACCTGCGTCAGGGTGTTATTACTTTACCCGCCATTTATGCCCTCCGGGCGAGTCCCCACCACCGCCGCCTGGCGCTCTTATTAGCCAAGCCGGCCAAGGGCGACGCGGAAATTGCCGAGGTCGTTGAACTTATCAAAGGTTGCGGAGGCACAGCCTACACTTTAAATGTGGCCGAAAGTTACCTCCAGAAGGCCAGGAAGCAGCTACTTCTGCTTCCGCCCGGCCGGCCGCGGGATATTTTAGAAGAACTGACCTATTTTGTAAAGGCGCGTGGGTTCTAA
- a CDS encoding precorrin-2 dehydrogenase/sirohydrochlorin ferrochelatase family protein, which translates to MGYYPLFLRLRGCPCLVVGGGPVGERKVRGLLQAEARVTVVSPRVTPGLAQLAREGRLQWRPRRYRPRDLRGMVLVFVASGDRRLNSRIADHCRRAGIWVNVADSPEESSFLVPAVVRRGQLQIAVSTGGNSPALAAFLKRRLEEDIGREYNSLLTFLGELRPWLKKILPDDQKKRAGAFRRLVADRVLWELVARGDRKAARERVAECISEQWD; encoded by the coding sequence ATGGGTTATTATCCCTTGTTCCTGCGGTTAAGGGGCTGCCCCTGCCTGGTGGTGGGGGGCGGACCAGTGGGAGAGCGGAAGGTGAGGGGGCTGTTGCAGGCTGAGGCGAGGGTAACGGTGGTCAGTCCCAGGGTTACACCAGGGCTGGCCCAACTGGCCAGGGAGGGCCGTCTTCAATGGCGGCCCCGGCGCTATCGGCCCAGGGACCTGCGGGGAATGGTCCTCGTCTTTGTTGCCTCCGGTGACCGCCGGCTCAACTCCCGCATTGCCGACCACTGTCGCCGGGCCGGTATATGGGTGAACGTGGCCGACAGTCCGGAGGAAAGTTCCTTCCTGGTGCCCGCCGTGGTCCGCAGGGGGCAGCTACAGATAGCCGTGTCCACCGGCGGTAACAGTCCGGCCCTGGCGGCCTTTCTGAAAAGGCGCCTGGAAGAGGATATCGGCCGGGAATACAACAGCCTTCTTACCTTTTTGGGAGAGCTGCGTCCTTGGCTTAAGAAAATTCTTCCCGATGACCAGAAGAAGCGGGCTGGAGCTTTCCGCCGGTTGGTGGCCGACCGGGTTCTCTGGGAGCTGGTAGCCCGGGGAGACCGTAAAGCAGCGAGGGAGCGGGTGGCGGAATGTATATCGGAACAATGGGATTAA
- the hemA gene encoding glutamyl-tRNA reductase: MYIGTMGLNHRTAPVEIREKLAFSRHVLPSALSDLRSQQGIEGNVILSTCNRTEVYFTTPDWGKGVETVKRFLGRRCGLQVPALQDYLYLYSSHEAVRHLFRVAAGLDSMILGEAQVLGQVAEAYEAARSTGVTNVVLNTLFQQAIAAGKRVQTETRIGHNTVSVSYAAVELARQVFGGDLTGRTVLVIGAGKMSTLAARYLRDNGVTTVLVSNRSYERAAGLAEIIGGRAVRLDDLEEILPQADIVISCTAASHYIIRTEQVERARKGHEHNPLMLIDIAVPRDIDPAVGELPGVRLFDIDDLEQVITNSLEERKKAAQRAEVIIAEEVDSFFRWLGSRFAIPTIVALKAKAEAIKEAELRRAFNRLGSPSPHEQKIIGSLANSIVNRLLHEVVVNLKSAAVTPQGHLYVEVVQNLFALQVEEDDTASPERATSQEAGGGRRGSEWAES, translated from the coding sequence ATGTATATCGGAACAATGGGATTAAATCACCGTACGGCACCCGTAGAGATCAGGGAGAAGCTGGCTTTTTCCCGTCACGTCCTGCCCTCGGCCCTTTCCGATTTAAGGAGCCAGCAGGGCATAGAGGGTAACGTAATTCTAAGCACCTGCAACCGGACGGAAGTCTATTTTACCACGCCGGATTGGGGAAAAGGCGTAGAAACCGTGAAAAGATTTCTCGGCCGGCGGTGCGGCCTGCAGGTTCCTGCCCTGCAAGACTACCTTTACCTCTACTCCTCCCACGAAGCGGTGCGGCATCTCTTCAGGGTGGCTGCCGGCCTGGACTCCATGATCCTAGGGGAGGCCCAGGTGCTGGGCCAGGTGGCCGAGGCCTATGAGGCGGCCCGCAGTACAGGAGTGACCAACGTCGTACTCAACACCCTGTTCCAGCAGGCCATTGCGGCGGGTAAACGGGTACAGACCGAAACCCGTATTGGTCATAACACCGTATCCGTGAGCTATGCGGCGGTTGAGCTGGCACGCCAGGTCTTCGGAGGGGATTTAACCGGCCGAACGGTGCTGGTCATAGGTGCCGGCAAGATGAGCACTCTGGCTGCCCGGTATTTACGCGACAATGGGGTTACCACCGTTCTGGTATCCAATCGCTCTTACGAGCGGGCTGCGGGCCTGGCGGAGATCATCGGCGGGCGGGCCGTGCGCCTGGACGACCTGGAGGAAATCCTCCCCCAGGCCGATATCGTTATTAGTTGTACGGCGGCCAGTCATTATATTATCCGTACCGAGCAGGTGGAAAGGGCCCGGAAGGGACACGAGCATAATCCCTTAATGCTCATCGACATTGCCGTTCCCCGGGATATCGATCCGGCCGTGGGCGAGCTACCCGGAGTCAGGCTTTTTGACATCGATGACCTGGAACAGGTCATTACCAATAGCCTCGAAGAACGCAAGAAGGCGGCCCAGCGGGCAGAGGTCATCATAGCGGAAGAGGTGGACAGTTTTTTCCGGTGGCTGGGCTCCCGGTTCGCCATACCCACCATTGTTGCCCTGAAGGCAAAGGCAGAGGCTATTAAGGAGGCCGAGCTACGGCGGGCCTTCAACCGCCTGGGTTCCCCTTCTCCCCACGAACAGAAAATCATCGGCTCCCTGGCCAACTCTATAGTAAACCGCCTTTTACACGAAGTAGTGGTAAACCTAAAGTCGGCCGCCGTAACCCCCCAGGGTCACCTCTATGTGGAAGTGGTACAAAACCTGTTCGCACTGCAGGTGGAAGAGGATGATACTGCCTCTCCCGAAAGGGCCACGTCCCAAGAAGCCGGAGGTGGAAGGAGGGGCTCCGAGTGGGCCGAAAGTTGA